The genomic window TGAAGCAGGTTTAACAAATGAAGGTTGTATAGATGGAAGCAACCGTCTTTTGAAAAACATCACAGGCCTTTGGATTGTTCAAGAATTACAAAAAGAATGGTCGTTCAAAGGTGAAATGGTCGAATTTGGAGAGATGGTCAAAGAAGCTGAACAAGCTAACCATATTGGTAGTTACATCAATCCTAATGCAGCATGTTTTTCTGAACCTAGTGATATGGAAGAAAGAATCATTGAGTTTTTAAAACAAACAAATCAAACTTTGCCTGAGACTCGTGGCGAGTTGCTATTAATTGTTTTTGAAAGTTTAGCACTAAGTTATCATCAAACAATTGTTGAATTAGAGAAGGCTACAAATGAATCAATCGATACAATTTATATGTTTGGAGGGGGAACGAAGAACAGCTTACTCGTACAATTGACAGCCAATTTCTGTCAAACGAATGTTGTTATCGGACCGACTGAAGCTAGTGTTCTTGGAAATGTTCTTTCACAATATAAAACATTGGGATTAATTAAGAATGAAGATGATCGTATCAACATTTTGAATAATTCCTTTGAGAGCAAATGTGTAACCCCACAAAATCTTAATTCAATTAATTTAGATGAAAGAACTAGAGATTTTGAAAATATACTTCATAACTATGAAGTGGAATAGTGGAGGTTACGAATGTGGAAATTAACGAACAAGAAACTACAAAAGTTGATCAGAAACCGAAAACAGCGCCAATAGTTTATATCTTTGCAATTCTGGGTGGATTTGCTGGATTACTCTATGGTTACGATTCAGGTGCGATTTCATTGGCACTCCCTTCAATGACGCCAGAATTCGGTTTAAATGCCACTACAAAAGGATTGGTTGTAAGTTTCCTATTGTTTGGTGCCTTGCCGGCCATTGTAGTGTTTACAGGATTAGAGAAAAAGATTGAAAGACGTAACGTCCTAATTATTGGTGGTCTTGTGTTTATCGTCGGAAGTTTGTTATCGGCGTTTGCCACATCAACTGCTTATATAATGGCTGCTAGATTTATTTTAGGTATTGCAGCTGGTATCGCCAATATGTATGGATTAATTTATCTATCAGAATTAGCTCCAAAGCACATTCGTGGATTGATGTCTTCTCTGTACCAGTTGAGTGTTAACGTTGGTATCCTTATCGCATACGGCGTTGGTGCATACAACTTGGCAAATAATGATTGGAGATGGACATTAGGACTTGGAGTTGTTCCTGCAGCTATTTTTACAATTGGTATGTTCTGCAGTCCTCAAAGTCCACGTTGGCTGATTAGAGATAAGCAAGTTGATAAAGCAAGAAAGATTTTGAAAAAAGTTCGTGTATCCAATACTGAGGTTGAAACAGAAATCTCAGATATTCAAAACAGTTTGAAAACCAAAGAAGCTGGATTGGGTGAACTATTTGGTACATTTAGACCTGTTCTAATGTTGTTATTCGTTCTAACGATTTTCCAAGTATTTACCGGAATTAATGTGGCGGTTTATTATGCACCTGAAATATTCCATAATTTAGGATTAGCAAATGCCGCAATTATTGCTGACTTCGGTGTCGGTGGTGCATTGGTTATTTCAACATTAGTTTCATTACCATTTATTGATCGCTTGGGTCGTAAAAAATTACTTGAGATTAGTCTTGGAGGACAAGTTCTACCAGCCATTGCCCTATGTATTTGGTCAAGTAACGCAACCGTTGCGGTTATCTCGATTTTCCTATACGTATTTATGTTTGGATTTGGACTCGGTCCAGTATTCTGGTCATATGTTCCAGAAATTTTACCTCTTAAAGCAAGAGCTTTGGGAATGGGTGTTATTACCTTTACGCAATACTTACTCAACGCAATCTTTTCATTGATTTTCCCAATTGTACTTGAAGCAATTGGAATCAATATATTCTATTTCTTCGCTGCACTTTCTGCCTTTGCAGTTTGGTACATTCATAAATATGTTCTAGAAACAAAAGGTAAATCACTTGAAGATATTGAATCTTATTGGGAAACAAAAGGAGAAAAGACAAATGCTTAATAACATTCCAAAAGAATTATCACCTGAATTAGTTAAGTGTCTCATGGAGATGGGGCACGGAGATGAGATTTTGATTGCAGACGGTAATTATCCTGCAATGACCAACAGTCAACGAGTAATACGTGCTGATGGAATCGGAGTACCTGCTTTGTTAGAAGGTATCCTCCAATTGATGCCATTAGATTCATATTCTGATTACCAAGCAATATTAATGGAGACTGTTGAAGGAGATCCTAGACCCACCATCTGGGATACCTACAAAAAGGATATTGAAAAAGCTTATCCAGGGTACAACATCAAAACAATTGAAAGACAAAACTTCTACAAGTACTCACGTGATTGCTTTGCAATTATCCAATCTGGAGAAACTGCACTTTATGGGAACTTAATCCTTAAAAAAGGTGTTGTTATTCCAGAATAGTATCTGAAATACCTCTTATTAACGATGTAGCATTTCCCTGAACAAGAAATGTAATGTCAGTATCATATGTATTTATCCCCTAAATATGTATGTTCCCACCAAAAAGGTCCGTCACGATTGTGACGGACCTTTTAAGTTGAACTGTTTTATGAGAATCCAAAACAATTTTTAGACTAGCCATAATTTTTCGCGAACAAAAATTGCATTCCTTATTTAAAATATATTTAGAGAATTTGACTTAACTCTATTTAGACGGAGGACGGTTATTGATGCCCGGCTCAGTAGTGGAGTGATTGTTTGCCGGCGATGACGGCGGCTTACAATCAAATTCAGCTTTGAGATTTTTTCGGGCTTTGAAAAAAGCTCAAAGTGAATTCACTACGTTCCAGACGAAAGGCAATCGATAACCGTCCGGAGTCGGCCCGCATACCGCCTATAAGAAAATTATGTCACGGCTCTCATACCACCACTAAAAAAGTCTGTCACGACAAGCGACAGACTTTTTTTAATTCAACATTTTATTATAGGTTGTCACTTTTCTCTCGCCATCGTCCACTTCCATAATGGTTAAACTGGAATTTCGTGGACTCACTGTGATGTCGAAATTGCCCGCATTGTAGCGGTCAGTGATCGAACGAATCGTTGTTCCGTGCGATACCAAAAGAATCTTATCACCATCTTTTGCGATGTCGTCAATTTGTTTGAAACCTTTGTTAACACGGTTCCAATACTCTTCCGCATTTTCTGCATCGTGGAATGGGTCGGCCTCTTTTAAGTAGTCCTTGCTCTTGTCCATTCCAACTTTAGTAACTAATTCGCCAAAGGTCTCGGCACCATGTGGTTGACCAACGATGAACCAAGTTTCGTGCGAATTGTTCCCCTCGAAGTAACCGTAGAATTCTTCACGGAAAGCTGGAAGTTTATGTGGCGTGATCTTGTCGTGGTTCTTATTTTCGTCGACGATGATCTTGCAAGTGTCGATTGCACGTCTGGCATCTGATGAAAAGGCAGCTGCAAAGTCCACGTCTTTAAGGGCTTCGGCTGCTTGATTTGCTACTTCAACACCATCAGGTGCTAGTGGCGAATCAGACCATCCTTGCATTTTGTCGTAACGATTAAACCAGGTCTTGCCATGTCGTACAAGGTAAACTTGATATTTTGTCATGTTTTCCTCCTAAAATATTTAGAAAAATATTTATTAACTGTAATTATTATAGCAAATCAAACTTTTTAAAAATTAGCCTAGTACCTTATTGTAAGTAGTCACAGAATTGACGCCGTCCTCGCGTTCAAGAATCGTCAAACTGGAATTCTTAGGCGTTTCAGTAACGGCTAATTCTGGTACGTGATACCTTAAAGCTAGAGAGTAGATTGTGGTGCTGTGCGAAACTAATAAGATCTTGTCGCCATCTTTTGCGACCTGGTCTAATTTTTCAAAGCCACGATCCAATCTGCTCCAGAATTCTTCAGAATTTTCTGCATAGTCGAAGGGGTCAGCTTCCTTTAAGAAATTAAACGTTGAATCTAGACCGTATTTGTCGACGATGCCTAAATATGAAGGTGTGCCATGTTTTTGACCGGCTACGAGCCAAGTTTCATATGCGAAACGTCCTTCAAATGATCCGTAGAATTGTTCACGGAATTCAGGGATTTGATGGTGATTTAGGTCGTTTTTGTTGGCATCCATGATGATGTTAGCTGTGTCGACTGCACGACCAGTATTCGTCGAGTAGGCTAGGTTAAAGTCAACGTCTTGAAGTGCTTTAGCAGCTGACTTTGCTACTTCGATCCCTTCTGGCAATAGTGGCGAGTCGCACCAGCCTTGCATCTTGTGTAATTTGTTAAAAAATGTTCGTCCATGTCGTACAAAGTAGATTTGATATTTTGTCATTGTCAATCTCCTTATCAGTATATTAAGTTTACTACATACAAGGGCAGTAGCGGAACCTGTAAAAGATATTGGCTGTAAGAAAACTCTAGATTTCTATTTAATGAAGTCACGTGGTAGAATTTATATACCACTAAATAGGAACTAATCTAGCTGATATAAAAATAATATTCGGATTTTATAAATCATCTATATCAGAATCGACTTTTTGAAAGGGGAAGCTGCATTTGCTAAAAATAAAACTTAATGAGATGCAATTCCATGCTCACATCGGGGTTTACGAAGAGGAGCGCAAAATTGGCCAGGATGTCGTGATCAATATTACCTTGGTTGCTAAACAATACGATCCTCAGAAAATGTTGGAGGATAAATTAGAAAACACGATTAATTATGGTCCGATTTACCGTTCCGTAAAAGAAATTGTTTCACGTCCAGATATCAAGTTGATCGAAACGCTTGCAACGTTAATTTTGACTGATATTACTGAGTCTTATCGTAATCAATTGGACAATGTGATCGTTAGCGTCAAGAAGAAAAACCTACCTATTGATGGCATCATCGATAGTGCCGAAGTGGAAGTGTCGAATAAATAATGCCAGAAACCATTGCTTATGTAGGTATTGGCAGCAACTTGGGGAAATCAGAAGATATTGTTGCTAATGCAATTGCTGATCTGAAAAAGCTGCCAGGAATAAATGAGGTTGTCAGTTCATCTTATTATTTGACCGATCCCGTCGGGGGCGTTGAACAGGACCAATTTATCAATGCGGTCATGCGCGTCAAGACTACCTTAGACGCTGAAGAATTGCTGAAGGTTTTAAACCAGCTAGAGAAAAAGTACAAACGTGTTCGAACTATCCGCTGGGGTCCGCGGACGCTTGATCTAGATATTGAGCTGTTCGGCAATCAAACGATCCATTCAAATGACCTGACAGTACCTCATCAAGAGATGTTTAACCGACTTTTTGTATTAGTGCCGCTACTGGAGATTATCGAACCTGATAATCCATATATAGAATCTATAAATAAAGCGGTCGAAACATTAGCGGGAAGCCAATACATCCAAAAAATTAATTAAGGAAGCACAATTATGAGTCCTGAAAATAAACAGATAATCGAAGACAGCGTTAAGAACATTCTTAAGGCTGTCGGAGACGACCCGAATAGAGAAGGGTTAATCGAAACGCCTGCACGTGTTGCAAGAATGTACGCTGAAGTGTTCAGTTCCTTGGACCAAAAAGAATTTACCGATTCCAAAGTTTTTCATACAACAGATCTAGTCAATGGCGAAAATGTCATTGTCAAAGATATCCCGTTTTATTCAATGTGCGAGCATCATTTATTGCCATTTTTTGGAACAGTCACAGTTGGCTATGAACCTAAAGATGGCAAGATCATTGGTTTGAGCAAGATCCCTAGACTAGTGGACTTTGTTGCTAGAAAACCTAGCGTTCAAGAAAATATCACTAGTCAAATCGGGACTAAGCTCAATGAACTATTGTCGCCACAAGGAGTGGCTGTGATCGTAACTGCTAGACACATGTGCGTTGAAATGCGTGGCGTGCAAAAGACTAACAGTCAAACGACGACTACTTTTTACAGTGGCGTCTTTCGTGACAAGGATAAGAAGATGGAATTTTTACAAGAAGTCAAATATAACTAGGAGATCTTGAAATGACGGACAAAATTCAGTTCGACAAAATAATTTCTGATATACCTACTACTATGAAATACGATGACAACGGTTTGCGGATTCCTTTATTGAGGAAAGTTTTAGATGCATTAGGTTCGCCTGATGAAAAATTTAAAACGATTCACATTTGCGGTACCAATGGTAAGGGATCGACTTCGGCGATGGTCTATGGCTTGCTGCAAGGAGCTGGCTATAAAGTTGGCGTGTTCTCAAGTCCACCAATGTATGACGACCGCGAACAAATTCAGTTTGATCAAGAATTGATTTCTTATGCAGATTTTATCGCTTGTTACCAAGAGCTAAGTCAGGCTTTTGCTAAAGTTGACCTGAGTCAAAACGATATCTCGATTTTTGAAACGTGGTATCTAGTCTCGACGATTTATTTTGCCAAAAAGTCAGCTGATTATGTTGTTTATGAGTGTGGCTTGGGTGGAGAACTCGATGCAACTAATGCCACCAGAAACGTTAAGTACGATATTTTCACCAAGATCGACATGGATCATATGAGAATCTTAGGCTCGACGATTGAAGAGATTGCGACGACGAAATCGAAGATCATTCGTGAAGGTATCAAGGTCGTTAGCTATCCTAAACAGTCGTCAAAAGTTGAACCGATAATTATGCATCAAGCAGACTTGATGAACGCAAAAGTGTTCAATTCTAGCGACAACAACGTTGCTCTAGGTGAAGAACACTTGTCGTATTCGATCATCAGTCTGTATTTTCAAGGACAGCAGATCGATGGGCTTTACTTTAATCTAGGTGGCTTGTATCAGATCACTAACCTGCAAAATGTACTGAATTGGGTCGCAGTTTTTAACGATGATCATAAGCATAAGATCACATTGGATAATGTCAAAAATATTATTCAGACGGTGACGTTGCCTGGTCGAATGGAACTGATCCAAAAGGAGCCGAAGACGTTGATCGATGGGGCTCATAATATCAATGCAATTAATGGGTTAGTCGATACGATCGATCGTTTGCATACTGGTAAAAAATTGATTTTTGTCATGGGATTTTTGGCCGACAAGCAGTATCAAAAGTGCGTCGATCGACTATTGGATCTTCCGGCAACTTTTATTATTACTAGTCCTAAGCATCCTGAACGTGCCTTGCCGGCACCAGAGCTGATGAAAATTTTTAAAAATGATCCCGAAGGTGTTAATGATGACTTGGTTCTAGCTGAATCTATCCCAGATGCTGTTGAACAAGCACGCCAATTACAAAAACAAAGTGGTGCAACAGTTATTTTTGCTGGATCATTTTACTTGATCAACCAGATCAAACCATTATGGGACCAGAACAGAAGGTGAAATTTTGACAAAGTGGTTAATCGCTTCAAATAACAAATATAAAACCATCGATCTCCAAAAAGATTTAGAGTACTTTGACCTAGATGCTGAACAGTACACTGATTTTTTTGAAGCAGTCGAATTTCCTGATGAGAGTACTAATAGTTATAAGGACAATGCTGTCAAAAAGGCGACATTTCTGTCCAACAAGATTTTACGTCCGGTTATCAGCGATGATAGCGGGATCGAAATCCCAGCGTTGCCAAATGATTTAGGTGTGACGACCAAACGGGATCTTCATAAGGACCAAACTAAAAGCGACAATCAAACGCTTTTGGAATTATTAAAGGATATGCCTGACGATAAGCGGCAAGCTAAGATGATAACTTATTTAGCTGCCGTGGATCTTGAAGGACGCGTAATTACTGCCAAGGGAGAAGTGAATGGACTAATTGCTCATGAGGATGTAGGCGATTATTCCAGTGGATTCGATAAGATCTTTTACTTACCAGAATTGCACAAAACGCTAGCACAAATACCTGATGAAAAACGAATACCACTGACTCATCGCGGTCGTGCGGCGCAAAACTTAATTAAACTAATAAAACACGAGGCCGAATAAATGCGTATTCAAGAAATCACTGACACATTAAAGCAAGATGCTAGTTTTAATAGCCAGGCACTTCTCAAAATTGCTCAACAACAAAACTCTTTATTGGTAGAGTTTTCAGATTTAACAGATGACGATGTTTCTAAATTGACCGCTCTGATCAGCCAATTAGACTGTTTCGTTCAAAGCGACTCGCAAAAAGTCCAAGCTCTGATCAGCTTACGAGCATTCCAACAGTTGATCGCTGTCTGGAATAAATTTTTTGCAGAAGACGTTGACCAACTGCAAGCTATCTTTGACCAGCATAAAATGATCTGGAAAACTGGTTCATTCGAATATGACTTGACCAATACTGCGATGATTTATGGCATCATGAATAATACGCCGGATTCTTTTTACGATGGCGGACGCTATCAAGGCAGCACTGCTTTGTTGAACCATGTTGAGGAAATGATCAACAGCGGAGCGGACGTGATCGAAGTCAACGGTCAAACCACTCGTCCAGGATTTACTGAGGTGACGCCTGAAGTCGAAATGGAACGGACGATTCCATTGATCAAGGATATCAAGAAACACTTCCCCGAGGTCAACATCGCGATCGATACTTACAAGTTGCCGGTTATGAAGGCAGCTTTAGATGAAGGCGTATCGATCATTAATGACGTCAATGCTTTCACTGACGACCCTGGCAAACTGGAATTATTAGCTGACAGCAACGCTGGACTATTAACGATGCACAGCAGTCGTGGTCACGAGTATCACAACCTGACCACAGGGATGCACGACTTTTTTGTAAAAAATATTCATGATTTAAATGCCGCTGGAATCGATTCTGATCGAATTGCCATCGATCAAGGTATCGGTTATTCCAAAGTCGTTCACGGCGCGCAAGATTATTCAATGATCAGAAATCTGGACCAGTTTAATGATTTAAAGCGTCCGATGATGGTGGCGATTTCTCGCAAAGGCTTTTTCGGAGACCTACTGGGAATTGCTAAGGACGATCGTTTGCCAATGACTTTAGTGACTGAAGCCGCTATGTATCTTGAAGGTGGTCGAATTCTAAGGGTTCACGACGTTAAGGAGACTCAACAGTTAGTTACATTGCTTGATCAAGTTCAGAATAGTTTCTGGATCAAGGGCGTGGGTAATTCCGCAAATATTTAAATCCGTCGGCAATCTTCACATTTCTTGTGTACACTAATCATGTACAGGAGGTGTGCACATGAAAATTGCTGTTATAGGTGCTAATGGAAAAGAAGGTTCTTTGATCGTTAAAGAAGCTGTGAAACGAGGACATGACGTTACTTCGATCGTCAGATCGGCTGACAAAGCCCAAACTAAAGATTATTTAGTCAGGGATGTCTACGAAATTACTAAAGCAGATGTTGAGCCATTTGACGTCGTTGTTGATGCGTTAGGATTTTTTGGACCTAAAGTTACGGAATATGTTCCGGCTACTAAACATTTGATCGACATTTTATCTGGGACAAAGATACGTTTATTTGTCGTTGGTGGTGCAGGTTCGCTTTACTTAGACGATTCGCATACGACCAAGCTTTATCAACAAAAAGGATTTCCAGATGAAGTTAAACCATTGAGTGAAGAGATGGGTAAGTCGCTAGATGTTTTACGTCAAAGCGATATTAACTGGACATTCATTAGCCCGGCGGCAGATTTTGATGCAAAAGCAGAGCGAACGGGCAAGTATGTCCTTTCCGGCGAAGTTTTGACTTTCGATAACCAGGGTATCAGCAAGATCAGTTATGCTGACTTTGCGATTGCCTTAGTTGACGAGATCGAAAATGCACAACACAACAAAGAACGTATTAGCGTTAGATGGTAGGTTATTAAATGAGTAAAATATTGATTTCATATACAAGTATGACTGGTCATAATGAAAAAATTGCTGAGCACTTAAATCAGTATTTAACAGATAAAGGTGAAGACGTCACGCTTGAGCAATTAGTCGATAGCGATGCTTACAGTTTACCTGACTATGATGCAGTCATCATTGCCACATACACTTATCACGATGGTGAAGTACCTGACGAAGCACAAGATTTTTATGAAGACTTACAGGACGTTGACTTAGACCGGACTAAGTTTGCTGTCGTTGGCTCAAGTTCGAAGGGGCATGTTCACTTTGGACGTGCGGTCGATTACTTCACAATGCAATTGAATTCAAGCAACGGTGAACAAGTTGCCGATTCAGTTAAGATCAATCAAGAACCGGACGAAGACGATTTTAAACGAGTTGACCAATTAGCTGACTACGTAATAAAAAGTTTAAATAAATAGAGCTTGCTGAGCAGGCTCTTTTTTTAATGATTTCAGCGTGACGCTTTTTTTATCAGCTAAAATTTTGTAAGATTAAAGTTGGGTTTAAATCTGTAAAATCGAGGAAAACAAAATGGTAATCGCTTTGATCGTTATTTCCATTTTCTGGGCACTTTTTACAATTATTATCCGGCGTACGGGACGCAAGAACAGCAAACTGTACTTTAAAATTCAATTGGTGTTCTTAATTTTGTTCACGATCGCAGGAATCTCATTGATCAATGATCTTTCCTTTGATACGGGAACAGCAGATCCAACTGAACAGACAACCAAGAAACATCAAGAATCCAATATAATTTCGAATCGCTTCTATGAAGTGATCAACATCGAGGAAAGTTAATGCAAAAATCTTCAATTTCTAAATTCATAAAGGTTATCGGCCCGATTTTTTTAACGATATTTATCGTTATTTTTATGCAGGCCTGCGACAGTGGCGACAACAATACTTCTGGAAGCAATAGCAACGAGATAACTAAGACTCAATATAATGCTGCGAAAAAAGAACACAGTAATCTGGTTGCTACGAACAAAAAGTTGGATCAAGAATTAAAAGATACCAACAAACAACGCCAAGACATCGAATCTCAACAGTCTAACGTTGAAGATCAAGCAGCTCAAGAAGTGATCGATGAACAGGGCGGTTCTCAATCAAATCCTGCCGATAATAATCAATCGACAAATTCAGATGGAACTAACAATGCCGATTCTGGAGATCAGACCATCAGTGGCAATTCATCGC from Companilactobacillus sp. includes these protein-coding regions:
- the folP gene encoding dihydropteroate synthase, with the protein product MRIQEITDTLKQDASFNSQALLKIAQQQNSLLVEFSDLTDDDVSKLTALISQLDCFVQSDSQKVQALISLRAFQQLIAVWNKFFAEDVDQLQAIFDQHKMIWKTGSFEYDLTNTAMIYGIMNNTPDSFYDGGRYQGSTALLNHVEEMINSGADVIEVNGQTTRPGFTEVTPEVEMERTIPLIKDIKKHFPEVNIAIDTYKLPVMKAALDEGVSIINDVNAFTDDPGKLELLADSNAGLLTMHSSRGHEYHNLTTGMHDFFVKNIHDLNAAGIDSDRIAIDQGIGYSKVVHGAQDYSMIRNLDQFNDLKRPMMVAISRKGFFGDLLGIAKDDRLPMTLVTEAAMYLEGGRILRVHDVKETQQLVTLLDQVQNSFWIKGVGNSANI
- a CDS encoding histidine phosphatase family protein, with protein sequence MTKYQIYFVRHGRTFFNKLHKMQGWCDSPLLPEGIEVAKSAAKALQDVDFNLAYSTNTGRAVDTANIIMDANKNDLNHHQIPEFREQFYGSFEGRFAYETWLVAGQKHGTPSYLGIVDKYGLDSTFNFLKEADPFDYAENSEEFWSRLDRGFEKLDQVAKDGDKILLVSHSTTIYSLALRYHVPELAVTETPKNSSLTILEREDGVNSVTTYNKVLG
- a CDS encoding non-canonical purine NTP pyrophosphatase, which produces MTKWLIASNNKYKTIDLQKDLEYFDLDAEQYTDFFEAVEFPDESTNSYKDNAVKKATFLSNKILRPVISDDSGIEIPALPNDLGVTTKRDLHKDQTKSDNQTLLELLKDMPDDKRQAKMITYLAAVDLEGRVITAKGEVNGLIAHEDVGDYSSGFDKIFYLPELHKTLAQIPDEKRIPLTHRGRAAQNLIKLIKHEAE
- the folB gene encoding dihydroneopterin aldolase; this encodes MLKIKLNEMQFHAHIGVYEEERKIGQDVVINITLVAKQYDPQKMLEDKLENTINYGPIYRSVKEIVSRPDIKLIETLATLILTDITESYRNQLDNVIVSVKKKNLPIDGIIDSAEVEVSNK
- a CDS encoding sugar porter family MFS transporter; amino-acid sequence: MEINEQETTKVDQKPKTAPIVYIFAILGGFAGLLYGYDSGAISLALPSMTPEFGLNATTKGLVVSFLLFGALPAIVVFTGLEKKIERRNVLIIGGLVFIVGSLLSAFATSTAYIMAARFILGIAAGIANMYGLIYLSELAPKHIRGLMSSLYQLSVNVGILIAYGVGAYNLANNDWRWTLGLGVVPAAIFTIGMFCSPQSPRWLIRDKQVDKARKILKKVRVSNTEVETEISDIQNSLKTKEAGLGELFGTFRPVLMLLFVLTIFQVFTGINVAVYYAPEIFHNLGLANAAIIADFGVGGALVISTLVSLPFIDRLGRKKLLEISLGGQVLPAIALCIWSSNATVAVISIFLYVFMFGFGLGPVFWSYVPEILPLKARALGMGVITFTQYLLNAIFSLIFPIVLEAIGINIFYFFAALSAFAVWYIHKYVLETKGKSLEDIESYWETKGEKTNA
- a CDS encoding bifunctional folylpolyglutamate synthase/dihydrofolate synthase; the protein is MTDKIQFDKIISDIPTTMKYDDNGLRIPLLRKVLDALGSPDEKFKTIHICGTNGKGSTSAMVYGLLQGAGYKVGVFSSPPMYDDREQIQFDQELISYADFIACYQELSQAFAKVDLSQNDISIFETWYLVSTIYFAKKSADYVVYECGLGGELDATNATRNVKYDIFTKIDMDHMRILGSTIEEIATTKSKIIREGIKVVSYPKQSSKVEPIIMHQADLMNAKVFNSSDNNVALGEEHLSYSIISLYFQGQQIDGLYFNLGGLYQITNLQNVLNWVAVFNDDHKHKITLDNVKNIIQTVTLPGRMELIQKEPKTLIDGAHNINAINGLVDTIDRLHTGKKLIFVMGFLADKQYQKCVDRLLDLPATFIITSPKHPERALPAPELMKIFKNDPEGVNDDLVLAESIPDAVEQARQLQKQSGATVIFAGSFYLINQIKPLWDQNRR
- a CDS encoding NAD(P)-dependent oxidoreductase, producing MKIAVIGANGKEGSLIVKEAVKRGHDVTSIVRSADKAQTKDYLVRDVYEITKADVEPFDVVVDALGFFGPKVTEYVPATKHLIDILSGTKIRLFVVGGAGSLYLDDSHTTKLYQQKGFPDEVKPLSEEMGKSLDVLRQSDINWTFISPAADFDAKAERTGKYVLSGEVLTFDNQGISKISYADFAIALVDEIENAQHNKERISVRW
- the folK gene encoding 2-amino-4-hydroxy-6-hydroxymethyldihydropteridine diphosphokinase, producing MPETIAYVGIGSNLGKSEDIVANAIADLKKLPGINEVVSSSYYLTDPVGGVEQDQFINAVMRVKTTLDAEELLKVLNQLEKKYKRVRTIRWGPRTLDLDIELFGNQTIHSNDLTVPHQEMFNRLFVLVPLLEIIEPDNPYIESINKAVETLAGSQYIQKIN
- a CDS encoding RbsD/FucU family protein; protein product: MLNNIPKELSPELVKCLMEMGHGDEILIADGNYPAMTNSQRVIRADGIGVPALLEGILQLMPLDSYSDYQAILMETVEGDPRPTIWDTYKKDIEKAYPGYNIKTIERQNFYKYSRDCFAIIQSGETALYGNLILKKGVVIPE
- a CDS encoding flavodoxin domain-containing protein yields the protein MSKILISYTSMTGHNEKIAEHLNQYLTDKGEDVTLEQLVDSDAYSLPDYDAVIIATYTYHDGEVPDEAQDFYEDLQDVDLDRTKFAVVGSSSKGHVHFGRAVDYFTMQLNSSNGEQVADSVKINQEPDEDDFKRVDQLADYVIKSLNK
- the folE gene encoding GTP cyclohydrolase I FolE; amino-acid sequence: MSPENKQIIEDSVKNILKAVGDDPNREGLIETPARVARMYAEVFSSLDQKEFTDSKVFHTTDLVNGENVIVKDIPFYSMCEHHLLPFFGTVTVGYEPKDGKIIGLSKIPRLVDFVARKPSVQENITSQIGTKLNELLSPQGVAVIVTARHMCVEMRGVQKTNSQTTTTFYSGVFRDKDKKMEFLQEVKYN
- a CDS encoding histidine phosphatase family protein, translated to MTKYQVYLVRHGKTWFNRYDKMQGWSDSPLAPDGVEVANQAAEALKDVDFAAAFSSDARRAIDTCKIIVDENKNHDKITPHKLPAFREEFYGYFEGNNSHETWFIVGQPHGAETFGELVTKVGMDKSKDYLKEADPFHDAENAEEYWNRVNKGFKQIDDIAKDGDKILLVSHGTTIRSITDRYNAGNFDITVSPRNSSLTIMEVDDGERKVTTYNKMLN